One window of Streptomyces sp. FIT100 genomic DNA carries:
- a CDS encoding C40 family peptidase — protein sequence MLRRTGLIGTLIGLLACLLWIPGAAVATGPAARAVPAAAGRGECAALAPGASAAAERAIAAACAQVAAGVWYTWGGGHGPQPGATYGQVDPSDPASEHDPERLGFDCSGLVRYAYAQATGSDLLNGVASAQYYTHRAAERFTAAQGLAPLLPGDLLVWGTSQKLHHIAIYLGAGKMVEARQSGTRLMVSDVRLTGSYHGAVRVDTGPVQGHVFRTWGSGVWTKDRPSTAAARVYAFPGPTTVRVQCQKHAEPVISDGYTNDAWSYLPDYRAWVTNIYIQGPAWLESVPTCTF from the coding sequence ATGCTTCGCCGGACCGGACTCATCGGCACACTCATCGGATTACTCGCCTGCCTGCTCTGGATTCCCGGGGCGGCAGTGGCAACGGGGCCCGCCGCGCGGGCGGTTCCCGCAGCAGCCGGCCGCGGCGAGTGCGCCGCGCTGGCGCCGGGCGCCTCCGCGGCGGCGGAACGGGCGATCGCGGCCGCCTGCGCTCAGGTGGCGGCGGGCGTCTGGTACACCTGGGGCGGCGGTCACGGCCCGCAGCCCGGTGCCACGTACGGGCAGGTGGACCCCAGCGACCCGGCCAGCGAGCACGATCCCGAACGGCTCGGCTTCGACTGCTCGGGGCTGGTGCGCTATGCGTACGCCCAGGCCACCGGCTCGGACCTGCTCAACGGGGTGGCCAGCGCCCAGTACTACACGCACCGGGCCGCCGAACGCTTCACCGCGGCCCAGGGCCTGGCCCCGCTGCTCCCCGGCGACCTGCTGGTCTGGGGCACCTCCCAGAAGCTCCATCACATCGCCATCTACCTCGGTGCGGGCAAGATGGTCGAGGCCCGGCAGTCCGGCACCCGGCTCATGGTCAGCGACGTCCGGCTGACCGGCAGTTACCACGGTGCGGTCCGGGTCGACACCGGACCGGTGCAGGGGCACGTCTTCCGGACGTGGGGCTCCGGCGTCTGGACCAAGGACCGGCCGTCGACCGCGGCGGCCCGCGTCTACGCCTTCCCCGGGCCGACGACCGTCCGCGTCCAGTGCCAGAAGCACGCGGAGCCCGTCATCTCCGACGGCTACACCAACGACGCCTGGTCCTATCTGCCCGACTACCGGGCCTGGGTCACCAACATCTACATCCAGGGACCCGCGTGGCTGGAGTCCGTGCCCACCTGCACGTTCTGA
- a CDS encoding TauD/TfdA family dioxygenase, producing MTSTAPLAETAETAEIADTAAPTVQKTGGRIGAVVSGVRLGGDLDKASVAAVRNAVLAHKVVFFRDQHHLDAGTHEAFGRLLGELVAHPTVPSVDGRYALGIDNEHGGRANQWHTDVTFVPAYPAFSILRAEVVPPYGGNTLWASTAAAYAGLPAPLRVLADSLRGVHTNAYDYAAVRPDAPSAALEQHRRVFTSTTFRTEHPVVRVHPETGERTLVLGNFLQKLSGLSGRDSRALIDLFQSHVERPENTVRWQWRAGDVAVWDNRATQHYGVDDSDDHERTLRRVTVDGDVPVGVDGRRSVLLSPESVPEPAYGIASGASTDGVLAQT from the coding sequence ATGACGTCCACCGCGCCCCTCGCCGAGACCGCCGAGACCGCCGAGATCGCCGACACCGCCGCGCCCACCGTCCAGAAGACCGGCGGCCGCATCGGCGCCGTCGTCTCCGGAGTCCGTCTCGGCGGAGACCTGGACAAGGCCTCCGTCGCTGCCGTCCGCAACGCGGTCCTCGCCCACAAGGTGGTCTTCTTCCGCGACCAGCACCATCTCGACGCCGGGACCCATGAGGCGTTCGGCAGGCTGCTCGGCGAGCTCGTCGCGCACCCCACCGTGCCGTCGGTCGACGGCCGCTACGCCCTCGGCATCGACAACGAGCACGGCGGCCGGGCCAACCAGTGGCACACGGACGTCACCTTCGTGCCCGCGTACCCGGCCTTCTCCATCCTGCGCGCCGAGGTCGTACCGCCCTACGGTGGCAACACCCTCTGGGCCAGCACAGCCGCCGCCTACGCCGGGCTCCCCGCGCCGCTGCGGGTCCTGGCCGACAGTCTGCGGGGCGTCCACACCAACGCCTACGACTACGCGGCCGTGCGCCCGGACGCCCCCTCCGCGGCGCTGGAGCAGCACCGCAGGGTCTTCACGTCCACCACGTTCCGCACCGAGCACCCGGTGGTGCGCGTGCACCCCGAGACCGGCGAACGCACCCTGGTCCTCGGCAACTTCCTCCAGAAGCTCAGCGGTCTGAGCGGACGCGACTCCCGGGCGCTGATCGACCTGTTCCAGTCGCACGTCGAGCGCCCGGAGAACACGGTGCGCTGGCAGTGGCGCGCGGGCGACGTCGCCGTCTGGGACAACCGCGCCACCCAGCACTACGGCGTGGACGACTCCGACGACCACGAGCGCACGCTGCGCCGCGTCACCGTCGACGGCGACGTGCCCGTCGGGGTCGACGGACGCCGTTCGGTGCTGCTCTCCCCGGAGTCGGTGCCCGAGCCGGCGTACGGGATCGCCTCGGGGGCCTCCACCGACGGCGTACTCGCACAGACCTGA
- a CDS encoding FAD-dependent oxidoreductase encodes MPPTPPDAPVFAPLNRAAGRVYFAGDHLSPTDACQHGAFTSARKAVTVLHGRVPA; translated from the coding sequence ATGCCCCCTACACCGCCGGACGCGCCGGTGTTCGCCCCGCTCAACCGGGCGGCGGGACGCGTCTACTTCGCCGGCGACCACCTCAGCCCCACCGACGCCTGTCAGCACGGGGCGTTCACGTCCGCCCGCAAGGCGGTCACCGTGCTGCACGGCCGCGTTCCGGCGTGA
- a CDS encoding SDR family NAD(P)-dependent oxidoreductase yields MNGLSGLSGLSDLSDLSGLRAVVTGGASGIGLATARLLSARGARVAVLDLKPDTVEEPLVPLRADVGDDASVREAVTAAAQELGGIDILVNNAGIGAIGTVEDNPDEQWHAVLDVNVLGVVRTTRAALPHLRASRSASVVNTCSIAATAGLPQRALYSASKGAVLALTLAMAADHVREGIRVNCVNPGTADTPWVSRLLDAADDPAAERAALNARQPSGRLVTADEVAAAIGYLASPAAASVTGTALAVDGGMAGLRLRPAGE; encoded by the coding sequence ATGAACGGCCTCTCCGGCCTCTCCGGCCTCTCCGACCTCTCCGACCTCTCCGGCCTCCGCGCCGTCGTCACGGGTGGGGCATCGGGCATCGGGCTGGCCACGGCGCGGCTGCTCAGCGCCCGCGGCGCCCGCGTGGCCGTCCTCGACCTCAAGCCGGACACCGTCGAGGAGCCGCTCGTCCCGCTGCGGGCCGACGTCGGCGACGACGCCTCCGTACGGGAAGCGGTGACGGCGGCGGCACAGGAGCTCGGCGGCATCGACATCCTGGTCAACAACGCGGGCATCGGGGCGATCGGCACCGTCGAGGACAACCCCGACGAGCAGTGGCACGCCGTGCTGGACGTCAATGTGCTCGGCGTCGTCCGCACCACCCGCGCGGCGCTGCCGCACCTGCGCGCGTCCCGCAGCGCCTCGGTCGTCAACACCTGCTCCATCGCCGCCACCGCGGGACTCCCCCAGCGCGCCCTGTACTCGGCGTCGAAGGGCGCCGTGCTCGCACTGACCCTCGCCATGGCCGCCGACCATGTCCGCGAGGGCATCCGGGTCAACTGCGTCAACCCCGGCACCGCCGACACCCCGTGGGTGTCCCGGCTGCTCGACGCCGCCGACGACCCGGCCGCCGAGCGGGCGGCGCTCAACGCCCGCCAGCCCAGCGGCCGTCTGGTCACCGCCGACGAGGTCGCCGCGGCCATCGGCTATCTCGCGAGCCCGGCCGCGGCCTCCGTCACCGGAACCGCCCTGGCCGTCGACGGCGGCATGGCCGGCCTGCGGCTGCGCCCGGCCGGAGAGTGA
- a CDS encoding helix-turn-helix domain-containing protein, with translation MGDVLREQHHGHEDHDRTASAERAASAFPAQLRRLRQQRGLSLADLARRTHYSKGYLSKIETGAKRATADVASRCDQILGAEGELLRLLPEGAAPDCGGAGSDPGAPGPQSDGACPYRGLPAFTSQDAGWFFGRERATAALVERVFERIGSGPLLLVAPSGAGKSSLLNAGLVAALRRRGGFPMPGADGWPVVTLTPTAHPLEELLESTAKALGSDLGITARELRARPQTLLAAVRGRADGAGACPGGREQPPPVRPVLLVDQFEELFTLCPDEDERRAFVRVLSALASSRPAVTGHDPAVVVLGVRADFSGSCLDLPELAPVFTDGLFVLPPMSVAELREAITRPAELAGVTLEPGLLPLLLRDAGLRDDTGPGAGTGTETGTATGTGTGPGTVTGTGTGTPGSGSDVTPSGALPLLSHALLATWQQREGATLTVAGYERTGGIRGAIARTAETVFARLYPAEQLTIRRILVRLVHVADGTAATRRRMSRTALLEQLAGADGAAAALDAFVRARLITMDSDTVEITHEALLHAWPRLHGWIHADRTGLLIHQQLAHAAAEWEREGRDPSVLYRGTRLDTARSWAEELDGGSRLSPREEEFLRASRAEEDGRARQARRQVRLRQRMLATLVVLLVLAVTAGALAYQQRSGALQQERVARSQALAVRSTSLAAGRPEASMLLAEEAYRAQATAEARGALLSTQSQAFSARLGGHGGPVNAVAFAPGNRSLATASSDGTVTLRRVADRRTIGTFRVPGRVRAVAFSPDGRTLAATSTDGPVRLWSTVGRRTAAVLPARTKGARAVSFDPRGGGRLAVAAADGTVQLWDTTRAGRALATLTGHTGRVNALAYAPDGRTLVSAGSDRTVRLWDPVRARPLAVLRGHTDEVLGAAFAPDGRSLATGGVDRTVRLWDMAGRRTTAALTGHSDDVNAVAYTPDGTTVVSAGGDGTTRLWDVRSGRPTGTLTGHTDYVLGVAVDSGGTVLATAGFDQSVVLWDLRGRVLASRPFTEVWRAAFSPDGRLLATADAAHTVRLWDVARRRVLATFRGHREAVFSVAFAPGGRMLASAGSDGTIRLWDTAARRPLGGLTGHTGDVFSVAFAPDGHTLASAGSDGTIRLWDTAARRPLATLTGHTDFVNDVAFSPDGRTLASAGDDLTVRLWDVARRRPAAALTGHTGAVRGVAFGPDGRLVASSGNDGTVRLWDARRHRFVAALTGHTGSVRGIAFSPDGRTLASSGNDRTVRLWDVAGRRLSAALTGHTNAVWGVAFAPGGWTVASSSNDGTVRLWDLDVAARLTEICRLRDGIAPKERAVLMPGVPLSGGTGCGSP, from the coding sequence ATGGGGGATGTCTTGCGGGAGCAGCACCACGGACACGAGGACCACGACCGGACCGCGTCGGCCGAGCGGGCGGCGTCAGCCTTTCCCGCGCAGCTGAGACGGCTGCGGCAGCAGCGCGGTCTGTCACTGGCCGATCTGGCACGCCGGACGCACTACAGCAAGGGCTATCTGAGCAAGATCGAAACCGGTGCGAAGCGCGCGACCGCGGATGTCGCGAGCCGTTGCGACCAGATCCTCGGGGCCGAGGGCGAGCTGCTCCGGCTGCTGCCGGAGGGCGCCGCGCCGGACTGCGGCGGTGCCGGCTCCGATCCCGGCGCGCCGGGGCCGCAGTCCGACGGGGCGTGCCCGTACCGGGGGCTGCCCGCCTTCACCTCGCAGGACGCCGGGTGGTTCTTCGGCCGGGAGCGTGCGACGGCCGCGCTGGTCGAGCGGGTCTTCGAACGGATCGGGAGCGGACCGCTGCTGCTGGTCGCCCCGTCGGGCGCCGGTAAGTCGTCCCTGCTCAACGCCGGTCTCGTGGCGGCCCTCCGGCGTCGCGGCGGCTTCCCGATGCCGGGCGCCGACGGCTGGCCGGTGGTGACGCTGACGCCGACGGCACATCCGCTGGAGGAGCTGCTGGAGTCCACCGCGAAGGCGCTCGGCAGCGATCTCGGCATCACCGCACGGGAGTTACGGGCCCGGCCGCAGACGCTGCTCGCAGCGGTCCGCGGCCGGGCGGACGGCGCCGGAGCGTGCCCGGGCGGCAGGGAGCAGCCTCCGCCCGTCCGGCCGGTGCTGCTCGTCGACCAGTTCGAGGAGCTGTTCACGCTCTGCCCGGACGAGGACGAGCGCCGCGCCTTCGTCCGTGTGCTGTCCGCGCTGGCCTCGTCCCGGCCTGCGGTGACCGGGCACGATCCGGCCGTCGTGGTGCTCGGCGTACGGGCGGACTTCTCCGGGAGCTGTCTGGACCTCCCCGAGCTGGCCCCGGTCTTCACCGACGGGCTGTTCGTCCTGCCCCCGATGTCCGTGGCCGAGCTGCGGGAGGCGATCACGCGTCCGGCCGAGCTCGCCGGTGTCACGCTCGAACCGGGCCTGCTCCCCCTGCTGCTGCGGGACGCGGGGCTGCGGGACGACACGGGGCCGGGGGCCGGTACGGGAACGGAGACGGGCACGGCAACGGGCACGGGGACTGGGCCTGGGACGGTGACGGGCACGGGCACGGGGACGCCGGGGAGCGGGTCCGACGTGACGCCGTCCGGTGCGCTGCCGCTGCTGTCCCACGCGCTGCTGGCCACCTGGCAGCAGCGCGAGGGGGCCACACTGACCGTCGCGGGCTACGAACGCACGGGCGGAATCCGCGGGGCCATCGCGCGGACGGCGGAGACCGTCTTCGCCCGGCTGTATCCGGCCGAACAGCTCACGATCCGCCGCATCCTGGTGCGCCTCGTCCATGTCGCCGACGGCACCGCGGCGACCCGGCGCCGGATGAGCCGGACCGCCCTGCTGGAGCAGCTGGCCGGCGCGGACGGCGCCGCCGCCGCGCTCGACGCCTTCGTACGGGCCCGGCTGATCACCATGGACAGCGACACGGTGGAGATCACCCACGAGGCCCTGCTGCACGCCTGGCCCCGGCTGCACGGCTGGATCCACGCGGACCGGACCGGACTGCTGATCCACCAGCAACTGGCGCACGCCGCCGCCGAGTGGGAGCGCGAGGGCCGGGATCCGTCCGTGCTCTACCGGGGGACGCGGCTGGACACCGCCCGCTCCTGGGCCGAGGAACTGGACGGCGGGAGCCGGCTGAGCCCGCGGGAGGAGGAGTTCCTGCGGGCGAGCCGTGCCGAGGAGGACGGCCGGGCGAGGCAGGCGCGGCGTCAGGTCCGGCTCCGGCAGCGGATGCTGGCCACGCTCGTCGTGCTGCTGGTGCTCGCCGTGACCGCCGGCGCTTTGGCCTACCAGCAGCGTTCGGGCGCGCTCCAGCAGGAGCGCGTCGCCCGTTCGCAGGCGCTGGCCGTACGGTCCACGTCCCTGGCCGCGGGCCGGCCCGAGGCGTCGATGCTGCTCGCCGAGGAGGCGTACCGCGCCCAGGCCACGGCCGAGGCGCGCGGGGCCCTGCTGAGCACCCAGTCCCAGGCGTTCTCGGCCCGGCTCGGCGGGCACGGCGGGCCGGTCAACGCGGTGGCCTTCGCGCCGGGGAACCGGTCGCTGGCGACGGCCAGTTCCGATGGCACGGTGACCCTGCGGCGCGTGGCCGACCGCCGGACGATCGGCACGTTCCGGGTCCCCGGACGGGTGCGCGCGGTCGCCTTCAGCCCCGACGGCCGCACGCTCGCGGCGACCTCCACGGACGGGCCGGTGCGGCTGTGGAGCACCGTCGGCCGCCGCACGGCGGCGGTGCTTCCCGCCCGCACGAAGGGCGCCCGGGCGGTCTCCTTCGACCCGCGCGGCGGCGGCCGGCTCGCCGTCGCGGCCGCCGACGGAACGGTCCAGTTGTGGGACACGACCCGCGCCGGCCGGGCCCTCGCGACCCTCACCGGACACACGGGCAGGGTCAACGCCCTGGCGTACGCGCCGGACGGCCGGACCCTGGTCTCCGCGGGCTCCGACCGGACCGTACGGCTGTGGGACCCGGTGCGCGCGCGGCCGCTCGCCGTGCTCAGAGGGCACACCGACGAGGTGCTGGGGGCGGCGTTCGCCCCGGACGGCCGGTCGCTCGCCACCGGGGGCGTCGACCGGACCGTACGCCTGTGGGACATGGCGGGCCGCCGGACGACGGCCGCGCTGACCGGGCACAGCGACGACGTCAACGCGGTCGCGTACACACCGGACGGCACGACGGTCGTCAGCGCGGGCGGCGACGGTACGACCCGGCTGTGGGACGTGCGCAGCGGCCGGCCGACGGGCACGCTCACCGGGCACACCGACTATGTGCTGGGGGTCGCGGTGGACTCCGGCGGGACGGTGCTGGCGACGGCCGGGTTCGACCAGTCCGTGGTGCTGTGGGACCTGCGCGGCCGGGTGCTGGCGTCGCGTCCGTTCACCGAGGTCTGGCGGGCCGCGTTCAGCCCGGACGGGAGGCTGCTCGCCACCGCCGACGCCGCGCACACGGTGCGGCTGTGGGACGTGGCGCGGCGCCGGGTGCTGGCGACGTTCAGGGGGCACCGCGAGGCGGTGTTCTCCGTGGCGTTCGCGCCCGGCGGGCGGATGCTGGCGTCGGCGGGCTCCGACGGCACGATCCGGTTGTGGGACACGGCCGCGCGCCGCCCGCTCGGCGGCCTCACCGGCCATACCGGGGACGTGTTCTCGGTGGCCTTCGCCCCCGACGGGCACACGCTCGCGTCCGCGGGCTCTGACGGCACGATCCGGCTGTGGGACACGGCCGCGCGCCGCCCGCTCGCCACCCTCACGGGCCACACGGACTTCGTCAACGACGTCGCCTTCAGCCCCGACGGGCGCACACTGGCGAGCGCCGGTGACGATCTGACCGTGCGGCTGTGGGACGTGGCCCGGCGCCGGCCGGCTGCCGCGCTCACCGGCCACACCGGCGCGGTACGGGGTGTGGCCTTCGGCCCGGACGGCCGGCTGGTCGCCAGCAGCGGCAACGACGGGACCGTGCGCCTGTGGGACGCCCGTCGGCACCGCTTCGTGGCGGCGCTGACGGGCCACACCGGCTCCGTGCGGGGCATCGCCTTCTCGCCCGACGGCCGGACGCTGGCGAGCAGCGGCAACGACCGTACGGTGCGGCTGTGGGACGTGGCCGGGCGGCGGCTGTCGGCCGCGCTGACGGGCCATACGAACGCGGTGTGGGGCGTCGCGTTCGCCCCCGGCGGGTGGACGGTGGCCAGCAGCAGCAACGACGGCACCGTGCGGCTGTGGGACCTGGACGTCGCGGCCCGGCTGACGGAGATCTGCCGGCTGCGCGACGGCATCGCCCCGAAGGAGCGGGCGGTGCTCATGCCCGGCGTGCCCCTCTCGGGCGGCACCGGCTGCGGCAGCCCCTGA
- a CDS encoding aldo/keto reductase has translation MKSHHLGGSGVAVSELSLGAAALGNLYTPIDERQSWAAVDAAWDAGIRYFDTAPHYGLGLSERRLGDALRTRPRREFTLSTKAGRLLRPGGPGGDDLANGFAVPADLRRVWDFSADGVRRSIDESLRRLGLDRIDVVYLHDPDNHAEQVFTEAYPALEKLRAEGVVGAIGAGMNQAPMLARFLRDTDVDAVLLAGRYTLLDQEGLAEVLPEAAARGKSVIIGGVFNSGLLADPGPRATYDYAPVPEPVLDRALRMKEVAQRHNVPLRAAALRFPLAHPAVASVLVGARSAYEVQDAAAMLRGPVPGVLWDDLRAEGLLSEGVPVPEGDDGP, from the coding sequence ATGAAGAGCCATCACCTCGGCGGCAGCGGCGTCGCCGTCTCGGAGCTGTCCCTGGGCGCGGCGGCGCTCGGCAATCTGTACACGCCGATCGACGAGCGGCAGTCCTGGGCCGCCGTGGACGCCGCCTGGGACGCCGGGATCCGCTACTTCGACACGGCGCCGCACTACGGGCTCGGCCTGTCCGAGCGGCGCCTCGGCGATGCCCTGCGCACCCGGCCCCGGCGCGAGTTCACCCTCTCCACCAAGGCCGGGCGGCTGCTGCGGCCCGGCGGCCCGGGCGGCGACGACCTGGCCAACGGCTTCGCCGTCCCCGCGGACCTGCGCCGGGTGTGGGACTTCAGCGCCGACGGCGTGCGCCGCAGCATCGACGAGAGCCTGCGCCGCCTGGGCCTGGACCGGATCGACGTGGTCTACCTCCACGACCCCGACAACCATGCCGAGCAGGTCTTCACCGAGGCGTACCCCGCCCTGGAGAAGCTGCGGGCCGAGGGCGTCGTCGGCGCCATCGGCGCGGGCATGAACCAGGCGCCGATGCTGGCCCGGTTCCTGCGCGACACCGACGTGGACGCCGTGCTGCTGGCCGGCCGGTACACCCTGCTGGACCAGGAGGGCCTCGCCGAGGTGCTGCCGGAGGCGGCGGCGCGGGGGAAGAGCGTCATCATCGGGGGCGTCTTCAACTCCGGTCTGCTCGCCGACCCGGGCCCGCGCGCCACGTACGACTACGCGCCCGTGCCCGAACCGGTCCTCGACCGCGCCCTGCGCATGAAGGAGGTCGCACAGCGCCACAACGTCCCGCTGCGGGCCGCCGCCCTGCGCTTCCCCCTCGCCCACCCGGCCGTCGCCTCGGTCCTGGTCGGTGCCCGCTCCGCCTACGAGGTCCAGGACGCCGCCGCGATGCTGCGCGGGCCGGTGCCGGGCGTGCTCTGGGACGACCTGCGGGCGGAGGGGCTGCTGTCCGAGGGGGTACCCGTCCCGGAGGGCGACGACGGGCCCTGA
- a CDS encoding fumarylacetoacetate hydrolase family protein, translating into MKLMRLGAPGREYPAVLADNGSLLDLSPVTADIDGTFFAGGGVEETRAALRSGALRELDSAGMRVGAPVARPGKVVCIGLNYRDHAKETGAPVPPRPVVFMKDPGTVVGPYDDVLIPRNSAKTDWEVELGVVIGRRGRYLDSPQQALRTIAGYAVSNDVSEREFQLDFSPQWDLGKSCETFNPLGPWLVTADEVPDPQSLGLHLSVNGITRQDGSTKNMIFDVAYLVWYLSQYMVLEPGDLINTGTPAGVALGLPGSPYLRHGDTVELTIDGLGLQRQTFGQA; encoded by the coding sequence ATGAAACTGATGCGCCTCGGCGCCCCCGGCAGGGAGTATCCCGCCGTCCTGGCGGACAACGGCAGCCTGCTCGACCTGTCCCCGGTCACCGCGGACATCGACGGGACGTTCTTCGCCGGGGGCGGAGTCGAGGAGACCCGCGCCGCGCTGCGTTCGGGCGCGTTGCGCGAGCTGGACTCCGCCGGCATGCGCGTGGGGGCGCCGGTCGCCCGGCCGGGCAAGGTGGTGTGCATCGGGCTCAACTACCGCGACCACGCCAAGGAGACCGGCGCGCCGGTACCGCCCCGCCCCGTGGTGTTCATGAAGGACCCGGGCACCGTCGTCGGCCCGTACGACGACGTGCTGATCCCGCGCAACTCCGCGAAGACCGACTGGGAGGTCGAGCTCGGCGTCGTCATCGGACGGCGTGGCCGCTACCTGGACAGCCCGCAGCAGGCGCTGCGCACCATAGCCGGCTACGCGGTCAGCAACGACGTCTCCGAGCGCGAGTTCCAGCTGGACTTCTCCCCGCAGTGGGACCTCGGCAAGTCCTGCGAGACGTTCAACCCCCTCGGGCCCTGGCTCGTCACGGCCGACGAGGTGCCCGACCCCCAGTCGCTCGGCCTGCACCTGTCCGTCAACGGCATCACCCGCCAGGACGGCAGCACCAAGAACATGATCTTCGACGTGGCCTACCTCGTCTGGTACCTGAGCCAGTACATGGTCCTGGAGCCCGGCGACCTCATCAACACCGGCACCCCCGCGGGTGTGGCCCTCGGCCTGCCCGGGAGCCCCTACCTGCGCCACGGCGACACCGTCGAGCTCACCATCGACGGCCTCGGGCTCCAGCGCCAGACCTTCGGCCAGGCATGA
- a CDS encoding enolase C-terminal domain-like protein: MDGSDAMNPDPDYSAAYLVLRTDAGDGLEGHGFTFTIGRGNDVQVAAIEALRPHLIGRSVTELCTDPGSVSRALIGDSQLRWLGPEKGVMHMAIGAVVNAVWDLAAKREGKPLWQLLADAEPEWLVSQVDFRYIADALTPQDALELLREGRRGAAERRAELLRRGYPAYTTSPGWLGYDDEKLIRLAKEAVADGFTQIKLKVGADLDDDVRRMRTARAAVGPSIRIAIDANQRWGVGETAEWTAALAEFEPYWLEEPTSPDDILGHAAVRRAVAPVKVATGEHVQNRIVFKQLLQAGAVDILQIDAARVGGVNENLAILLLAAKFGVPVCPHAGGVGLCELVQHLSMFDFVALSGTVQDRVIEYVDHLHEHFEDPVVVAAGRYAAPRSPGFSAQMRPGSIAEFSYPDGAFWAADLADRKEVTA, from the coding sequence ATGGACGGCTCGGACGCGATGAACCCGGACCCGGACTACTCGGCCGCGTACCTCGTGCTGCGCACCGACGCCGGCGACGGGCTCGAGGGCCACGGCTTCACCTTCACCATCGGGCGCGGCAACGACGTGCAGGTCGCCGCGATCGAGGCGCTGCGGCCCCATCTGATCGGCCGGTCCGTCACCGAACTGTGCACCGACCCCGGCTCGGTGAGCCGGGCGCTGATCGGCGACAGCCAGCTGCGCTGGCTCGGCCCCGAGAAGGGCGTGATGCACATGGCGATCGGCGCGGTCGTCAACGCCGTCTGGGACCTGGCCGCCAAGCGCGAGGGCAAGCCTCTGTGGCAGCTGCTCGCCGACGCCGAGCCGGAGTGGCTGGTCTCCCAGGTCGACTTCCGCTACATCGCCGACGCCCTCACCCCACAGGACGCCCTGGAGCTGCTGCGCGAGGGCCGCCGCGGCGCCGCGGAACGCCGGGCCGAGCTCCTGCGGCGCGGCTACCCCGCCTACACGACGTCGCCCGGCTGGCTCGGATACGACGACGAGAAGCTGATCCGCCTGGCGAAGGAGGCCGTCGCCGACGGCTTCACCCAGATCAAGCTGAAGGTCGGCGCCGACCTCGACGACGACGTCCGGCGGATGCGCACCGCCCGCGCCGCCGTCGGTCCGTCCATCCGTATCGCGATCGACGCCAACCAGCGGTGGGGTGTCGGCGAGACGGCCGAATGGACCGCCGCGCTGGCCGAGTTCGAGCCGTACTGGCTGGAGGAGCCCACCAGCCCGGACGACATCCTCGGGCACGCCGCCGTGCGCCGGGCGGTCGCCCCGGTCAAGGTCGCCACCGGCGAGCACGTCCAGAACCGCATCGTCTTCAAGCAGCTGCTCCAGGCCGGGGCGGTCGACATCCTCCAGATCGACGCGGCACGCGTCGGCGGTGTGAACGAGAACCTCGCCATCCTGCTGCTCGCGGCCAAGTTCGGCGTGCCGGTGTGCCCGCACGCCGGCGGCGTGGGCCTGTGCGAACTCGTCCAGCATCTGTCGATGTTCGACTTCGTCGCCCTGTCCGGCACGGTCCAGGACCGGGTGATCGAGTACGTGGACCACCTCCACGAGCACTTCGAGGACCCGGTCGTCGTCGCGGCCGGCCGCTACGCGGCACCCCGCTCACCGGGCTTCTCGGCGCAGATGCGGCCCGGTTCCATCGCCGAGTTCAGCTACCCGGACGGCGCCTTCTGGGCCGCCGACCTCGCGGACCGCAAGGAGGTCACGGCATGA